The Streptococcus pluranimalium genome contains a region encoding:
- a CDS encoding DUF3042 family protein yields MSKKFDFAKGLATGVIATVATVAGAAFAVKKTIIEPEEKKEAFIEENRKKAARRRVAR; encoded by the coding sequence ATGTCTAAAAAATTTGATTTTGCTAAAGGCTTAGCCACTGGTGTTATCGCTACTGTTGCCACTGTTGCAGGTGCTGCTTTCGCCGTTAAGAAAACGATTATCGAGCCAGAAGAAAAGAAAGAAGCTTTCATCGAAGAAAATCGTAAAAAGGCTGCTCGTCGTCGTGTAGCACGCTAA
- the trhO gene encoding oxygen-dependent tRNA uridine(34) hydroxylase TrhO translates to MSEKIRVLLYYKYVPIENAEEYAKKHLEFCKSIGLKGRILIADEGINGTVSGDYETTQKYMDWVHSDERFADLWFKIDEEEEQAFRKMFVRYKKEIVHLGLEDNDFDRDINPLETTGEYLNPKQFREALLDEDTIVLDTRNDYEYDLGHFKGAVRPDIRNFRELPQWVRDNKEKFMEKRVVVYCTGGVRCEKFSGWMVREGFKDVGQLHGGIATYGKDPEVQGDLWEGAMYVFDDRISVPINHVNPTVISKDHFDGTPCDRYVNCANPFCNKQIFASEENEAKYVRGCSAECRAHERNRYVQENGLTRDEWQARLEAIGESLPEYVKA, encoded by the coding sequence ATGTCAGAAAAAATTAGAGTTTTGTTGTACTACAAGTACGTTCCAATTGAAAATGCGGAAGAATACGCTAAAAAACACTTGGAATTTTGTAAATCAATTGGCCTTAAAGGTCGTATCTTGATTGCCGATGAAGGGATTAACGGTACGGTTTCTGGCGACTATGAAACAACTCAAAAATACATGGACTGGGTACACAGCGATGAGCGATTTGCTGACCTATGGTTCAAGATTGATGAAGAAGAAGAGCAAGCTTTTCGCAAGATGTTTGTTCGTTATAAAAAAGAAATTGTTCACCTTGGTCTAGAAGATAACGATTTTGATAGAGATATCAACCCACTTGAAACAACTGGTGAATACCTCAATCCAAAACAATTCAGAGAAGCTCTTCTTGACGAAGATACTATCGTTTTGGATACTCGTAACGACTACGAGTATGACCTTGGTCATTTCAAAGGTGCCGTTCGTCCAGATATCCGTAATTTCCGCGAATTGCCACAATGGGTACGCGACAACAAAGAAAAATTTATGGAAAAACGTGTTGTTGTTTACTGTACCGGTGGGGTTCGTTGTGAGAAATTCTCTGGTTGGATGGTTCGTGAAGGCTTCAAGGACGTGGGTCAACTTCACGGAGGAATTGCTACTTATGGTAAAGATCCAGAAGTGCAGGGTGACCTTTGGGAAGGTGCTATGTACGTCTTTGATGACCGTATCTCAGTGCCAATTAACCATGTTAACCCAACAGTGATTTCAAAAGATCACTTTGATGGTACACCATGTGATCGTTACGTTAATTGTGCAAACCCATTCTGTAACAAACAAATTTTTGCTTCTGAAGAGAACGAAGCGAAATATGTTCGTGGTTGCTCAGCAGAATGTCGTGCGCATGAGCGTAATCGCTATGTTCAAGAAAACGGTTTGACACGTGATGAGTGGCAAGCTCGTTTAGAAGCAATCGGGGAAAGCTTACCAGAATATGTAAAGGCTTAA
- a CDS encoding TDT family transporter, which produces MKLEKAPLATAGLVLGLLGLGNLLSDVSLVFTASCGILALVTLLYLIYSMMTDPQSVKNQISNPLVSSVFTTFFMSGFLGTVYLKNFFGENPFIATLIGPLWLLCFFGIVSHMLIFSLKYLKNFSLDSVFPSWTVLYIGVAIAGLTSPVSGQFVVGKITIIYGFVATCLVLPIIFKRLKKNPLKAPFKPNAATICAPFSLVAAAYAVTFSNPNPLIMGILLILSQVFYSYILWFLPRLLKRPFSPVFSAFTFPLVISATALKNGMRVLGLTGAWQWLLWGEVLVASVIVLGVFLEYLKFFFKK; this is translated from the coding sequence ATGAAACTAGAAAAGGCGCCCTTAGCAACAGCAGGTCTGGTTTTAGGATTACTGGGTCTGGGAAATTTGTTAAGCGATGTTTCCTTGGTTTTTACGGCTAGTTGTGGCATCTTAGCGCTAGTGACTTTGCTCTATCTCATTTACAGCATGATGACTGATCCTCAAAGTGTGAAAAATCAGATCAGCAATCCCTTGGTGTCATCGGTTTTTACAACTTTTTTCATGTCTGGTTTTTTAGGGACAGTTTACTTAAAAAATTTTTTTGGAGAAAATCCTTTTATTGCAACGCTTATCGGTCCACTTTGGTTGCTTTGTTTCTTTGGCATTGTCAGCCATATGCTTATTTTTTCGCTTAAGTATCTCAAGAACTTCTCGTTAGATTCCGTCTTTCCTTCCTGGACGGTGCTTTACATTGGGGTTGCTATCGCAGGGCTGACGTCACCGGTTAGCGGACAATTTGTCGTTGGAAAAATTACAATCATCTATGGTTTTGTCGCAACCTGCTTGGTTCTTCCAATCATTTTCAAACGCCTAAAGAAGAATCCTTTAAAGGCACCATTTAAGCCCAACGCAGCAACCATTTGTGCCCCTTTTTCCTTGGTCGCAGCGGCTTATGCGGTAACTTTTTCTAATCCGAATCCTTTGATCATGGGCATTCTTTTAATCCTATCCCAAGTCTTTTACAGCTATATCCTTTGGTTTTTACCACGTTTATTAAAACGACCATTTTCCCCTGTCTTTTCAGCCTTCACCTTCCCACTAGTTATTTCAGCGACAGCTCTAAAAAACGGTATGCGTGTGTTAGGACTTACTGGAGCTTGGCAGTGGCTTTTATGGGGAGAAGTCCTGGTAGCTAGCGTGATAGTCCTTGGTGTCTTTCTTGAATACCTTAAATTCTTTTTTAAAAAATAG